AGAATACAGACTGGGCCAGGGTATGTAGGACAGCGAGCTGGGCCGGCAACAAAACAGCACCCGCCCGGAGGACTTTAGGCCCACGCAGCCCATTCTAACCAgcccagcagcagcagcaaagtAGATCGGCTGTCTGAAGGTCAACTCTAAAAGCTCCTTAACATAGTGGGCCCAGATGATGATAATGCAGACCCGAATACTGGTACCGGTTTGGTTTTTCTTCGTGATGGAATTAATTGGATTATTGACAGTGGGGCGTCTAAGCATGTGACGGGGTGTAAGAATTTCCTTGTTAGTTCGCGAAGTATTATTGGATTGAGACTAATTCTCGCTTAGATATATTTCGTTGTAATTGTGGTCCACAAAAGATCAAAATTCTACTTCGAGTAAAGGTCGTCCACTTAAAAATTAGCGGACCACTTCAGACTTATTATATTGCGATCATGGTTTTCTagttataaatattaaaaactcGAATTAAGATTAGCTTGGAGAAATATTTCCCTTTTATAttgtatgaaaattaattagtataaTCTTTTAAAGAATCTGAATTATTTATAATCAATCGAcgattcataatttttacaaataaataattttatcattagTTTCAGCTATACTCTATATTTGATTCGATACAAATTACTATGTTAAgctaaaaaattgaagaagttTTTTGTTTTGCAACCCGCCGCATCTCGCGGGTGTATATCCTAATATCAAATTACAACGGAGCGAAAGGAATATAACGTAAAACTTATTCTTTAATCGGGTTGTCCATTTCTCGGACAAGCCATCTTCATAACATTGATCTGAGATCGGCGGATCATATATGTATGGATTCGGACTTTTTGAGACATCTAAAAACATAAAACACCCCAAATAGGGATTGTTCGGAGCATGAAAATCGTAATCTTATCATTATGCAGCATTAATGTACATACAAGACGACCGTGACTACATATATAATGGAAATGGTACAGCAAACTATCTATGGTTCACGCACGGAGTTAATCAATGCGAACATATTACAGCGCAAAAATATTACAGTTACTTCTTGGAAAAATACAGTTTCTTGCGGCACAAGAAACGAATCAGTAGACGATCTCAATATCCCTGAAACTGCAATCCATTGGAAGATGAACTGTCAGCATATTGTTTCCGTGGTTGTACGAGAATTCGGATTCCCTTGTGTCCACCTTACACAACTCGGGTTTAAAGTTTGAATAGGCTCCAAGTTTGCCGCATCCTCGTGCTTCGATCTTTACCACGCAACCGGAGGTATTTGCTGTGCAGTTTATGGCTTCTATCGCTCCTCCTGAGTTGTACATATCGAGCAACCCGATGGGAGCAAAGTGAAGATTCTGATTAAAAACCTGATCATAGACAAGTTCAATCTGTTAACAGTAGAAGTACATGCAAAAAGAGAGATTCTGCGTCAAAAGAACTGGAAGCTTTGCCGAGTACTGACCCGAATCGGAGAAATGGTGAATATTTCACATTCTAGAGTCTTCAACGACACTATGAGTTTTCCCGTATTCGTCAACCTCGAAAGCGACCCTGCAACACGAAGATTATGAGCTCACTGAAGAGTACTCGAATGTCGGTACAAGAAAAGAGGCAGGACGTTGATGTTTACCGGAGTTGTGCGCATATACTGCACAGTCTCCTTCCCAGTTCTCGCCTGCGATATCTTCAAGAAACTCAACATCAAGGGGGCTGACAGATCCTGAAATGTTGAGATGACCAGAGGAGACAGCTTTTGGCTTCACAGGCCAACTTCCAGCTCCTTGACAGTTGAATACTCCAATGACCCCAGTTAACTTATTCAAGTTCCATATCTTCAGCAGACTGCAGATGGACCAGGGCTATGACCAATTAAAACAACAACACTGGAATAATTATTTCAGATGCTCGAGAGCAGATGAAGGTCCAATTACCTTTCTCCATCCATCACAGGATCCTTGAATAGGCAATCCCGAGTAGGCCGTCCAGCATGCCGAGCTCTCAGGACTGACCCGTCAGGCAATACCAGCTTTTTCAGGATTTTAAAGTCGTGATTTCCTGGTTTGTCACTGTGAATCATCCAGAATCCAGATAATCACCATCAGATTGTTCTCCTATCTTCTCATAGACGTATACAAGTAGCACTACAGAGATCAGGAATGTAAACCAACCAACCTTACGTAGACTGCACAACCACCTATTGCTCTTGCTGCCCCATGAAACTCTGCTGTCTCGTGCTTGCTCTGAAACAAAATGGGCACTTGAAGTTAGAATGAATTCTTAAAATGGCTTGACTTGGtgcaagaaaaggaaaactcACATGAAACATATCCCAGTCAGGCACCACAATTTCACCAAGGAGGAGGCTGTTGAAGGCCACAGAAGCGATGTGCAGCGTCTGAAAAGCTGGTTCTCGCGGCATGAAATCTTCTGATGCTCTTGCAGTGGCGCTCTCCTTCGAACTGACAAGAACGTATTATAGGTCATGTCAGCTCGCTGTATTGCTAACGAAAAGTACAAAGATTATTGAAGGGAAACAGGAGAAATAATTAGTAGGCGAACCTGTAGAGAGAGTCGGAATTGTGACTCATGCAGCAAATCAAGTTATTATCTGGGAAATTCTTTGAGATGGATCGTTCGAGCGCTTCTTGATACTGCCTGGTCAATGAAACGCGCCCACCATGCCCACTGCCTAAAGTTTCCATTAAGTTCTGAACATCCACCTTGACTCCGTCAACCCCACTGCTCGACAGATAGCTGTGGAGATCATTATAAAACTCGAATATCTTTCTTGGGTCTATCACACCAACTCCGTATTTCTCCAAGCTGTCCATTGCAATATCCCGAAGGTTCCCAACGTTACCCGGTGATTGGATTGGATACCTCAGTTCGGGGTTGTACTTCTTCATGTGCTTGGATGTAGGGAGGACGCCTCCCCAGTAACCCGCCAAAGCATGCCACATGTACACATATCTACATTACATATTGCAATACTATAGCTTAGACATACCGAAATTATCGTGACTCATACACTCAATGGAGACAGGACAGGGTTATAGAAGTAAAGGCAGTGCCAACATCTTACTTCAAACCGTATTTTTCTTTGATgtaattgattaactcatgCAAATTATTGCAAGATCCTTCAGAACCTGTGTTCGTGAATTTTTTGTTCTCTTTAATATCAACCAATCTGGTGGCAAACCTGACAGAGAACATGAAGGGATTAAATATGTTTGTCAGTACCGGTGATCAGGCAAGGTAACGTCTGTGATGGGAGGAAAATGCCAGGCTTACTGTGTCCCTTCAGCCGGGGCCTCACCCTCCTCGCAGAATTCGTTCACCGTGTCTTGCCAACCATCATCAATGATCAGAAATTTTGGTGAACAGCCTCCTTCTAAGAAACTAGCCGAAAACATGAATATAGGCAGTTAGCAATCCTGACTTTAGATAAAGGAATTGATGCGTTAAGATTGTCAGGCACTGATAACATGTTTTAGCATCATTTCTTACCTCTGAAGGCCCTCTTTAATTCCTCGCGGATCGACTTGAGAGTAGAAAGCATCCCATGTGCACCATCCGAACCAATCTAAATGTCTCGGAATCTTTTAAACAAAGAATATTTAACAAAGATCAATCAGCCAGGATAATACTAGTTTCAACAACTGTCCACTTTGGATATACAGAAGTTCGATGTACCTTCTTGTTGTCAATGTGGCTAAAAGTACCTTTGAGCTTCGTGAGTATTCTGCATCGAAATGCAATGGAGGAGAGCGTTTAAGGACAAAGTCGAACAATTTATAACTATGTCAAgcatgaaaacaaaaaataacaTACTTCACTGAATCTTTGATGAGTTCAAAAGGGTTATCTCCTGAACTTAAAAACACTGCCTTCAGTGCCTGCGTTGCCTGCACATCTTTGTCTCCTGAAGCATCCCAAAGGTACAAAGCTCAGACCATAGCCCGATTAAAGTCGAGATGAAAATCAGCATAACAGCAGACAACTCACCAGATTCAATGCAGAATTCGAGCTCGTTCATGGAGTTCCCCTGCAGACTTGTTCGAAATGGACCTTCAAGAACCGGTAACACGAGAATGTAAAACACACTCATAGAGTTCTGCTCGGACGAGATTGACTCGTCATCCAAGGCACACCCTTCTCGCGCTTCTAAGAGAAGCATTTGGGTTTCGATCGGGATTTCATCAGCAGATTCGCCAACTAGGGGTATCATCCACCAGATTTTCGGCCGGAACAGACACAAGAACTTGAATCCCCTGAAATATGTGAAACTAAACGGTGTAAGAACAAAGACTTGAAACTCATTCCGATTACTCCgttaataaaaagaagaaaaaagtcagaattttttcaactttcaagCGTGCATCTACGGTACTAAAACCGCATTGCCCCGGATAATTAGTATTCATAAGAAAATCCAAGAGAGAATGGTGCCAGCAATGTAATGAGATTGAGCAGAACGGGAAACTGACTCGAGCACGCCGAGGGTGAAGACGTGACGGGAGTCCGGAGCCGCAGCCGAGGTGGCACCGAGGAAAACCGAGCTCGGCCCAGCCGGCGTGAGGGAGATGTCGCCTGGGACTCGTGACAGGACCGTCTTGCCCCGCACCACGAGGCGGCCGTCCCGGATGGCCGGCGTGGCAGTGATCGCCATCTTCTTTGCTGCAGCAGCGACGAGCTTCACACGGTGCGTGGTCGACGGATGAGAGCTCGCGAAGAGATTCCCGGAATGGCAAGGGAGAGCGAGAGAAGGAAGTTTACGTGGGAAAGGGAAAGTTCGGCAGATCGGAAACATTCATATGCGTCTGACCGTCtgctatttattattatatccgccaaatgaatgaataagcCCCAACAGTCGTTGCTATCCTTACTTGTCAGCCGTGGAGACGCGTCAGACAATGACGCATCGACAAACTAATTGTTGATGCTATTTTGCGCCCTTTGAGAGAACCGATCCAAGATTCTCTTGGTTTTGTGCATCTGATTCGAGATTACCTCCGCCTGCagattctttttcttcttcatttcgATTCTCTAATTcaataaccttttttttttttttcatttgataatatataaagattcccctttctctttgtattaatattttgattttcactaacattttcatttccattcAAATTGAAAGAAGTAATTTGATTGGCATGATCCATGGTTTAATTTTGTACGTATTATAAATTAGGATAAATTCtgagaaaaatcaaagtttAAGATTTGATATGGGACGACTTAGTCCCCTTGGGACATTAATAGTTATATTTTGGATATATACTTCTAGATTACTTTGCAATTTTTTCGGATTGAAAATGTTCTTGAATTCCTACATCGGATAATCCTCGTGCTCATCCTCATCCACTAGGCCATTTTGGTTTTTGTTCGGATTCGAATCTTCACTCGACATGTGTATTTGAGGGTTATCCTAATATAGATGTATCCTCCTCCTAATACTAATATATTATCTTTTgccttaaaaagaaaaagaaaaaagaggccATTTTATAGATTAAGGGACAAGTTTTATCCACTAACTTAAAATATGAGGCTCTTCTTGTTTTGGTCCATAGcttagcttttatatatatatatatataatactattCCATGAAAAATGGATAAAACGCGTGGCGGCCGAGGGAATCAAGAGAGTTCCTGCCGGGTCTGGATGAGACCCCTCTGATGTGGCAATGAGTCGGATTATTTTTCCCAACTCAACACCCATCATTTTAATCCATGTGGGCTGCCTGATCTCCCCAAAATGGCCACGTTGGTATTTGACTCCGGGAGAAATTCTTAGTTCTCGGACTGAAAATTTAGCCACTCTCCAAGTGCAAATCCCCAATGTCCGATTTTTTTGCACACTTATTTGAGATTTTATACTTGAGAAGTGACTAAGAATTCAATCACGAATCTCAAGAATTGTCCTTGACTTTGAAAATGCAGCTTAGTGATCTATTTAACGCGAGACGACTGCAGTTAGTTACTACATCTCGTCGAGACAAGAGTTATTACagtttatattttctttaatcgGGGTCAGATAAACTGTCGAGTTGCTTTCTCTGAAATCAATTACTGaaacaatattatattattaggCACATGGAAAAGGTTGGTTTGACTCCACCGGAATTATCTCCATCAAGATTGGTCTAATTGACTCGCCTTATTGCATGATGAATGACGTCATCATATATGTAGTGGTCCGTCCATCACGGCCCACCGATTTCGTATGGATGAGCCACATTTTGAGCCCAACTCTCATTTTCGGCCCATTGGATCTCACACGGATCAGGATGGGCCTTTTATTCAGGCATTTATGAACCTAACCCAGTGAGAGAAGCTAGGAATCCCGCCATTAACAACGGTCAGCATGTAATAGCCTGGCGGTGCAACTTCCGGTGACGGAGGAGCCTCCACCGTCGCCCTCACCCACCCTCCCTGTTCCCTCACCATGCTCGCACCATGCAGCCAAAGCATCCTCTGATTCATCGCCACCGAGTGGGTCGTGAAGGGTGGGGCGTAAGCCGTGAACTCGACCGCCTTGCTTTGCCACCTCCTCCCAAGCCGGAACCTGACCGTGAATTCTCCTCCATACCCGACTCCAGAGTCACTACTGCTATTGTATTGCACTGACAGGTTCTGCGGCCGGAGGTTGTGGTATTGCCGGTCCATGTAGTGCGGGATAAATTCTTGCAGCCTTAGCTCAGTTGGGTATGTCACATTCGCCAAGGTGTACACCTTGTTCGGGTTACTCCCGCCCACTAGGACTCTCCCATTAGGCAGGAGAATAGCTGATG
Above is a window of Punica granatum isolate Tunisia-2019 chromosome 7, ASM765513v2, whole genome shotgun sequence DNA encoding:
- the LOC116213765 gene encoding probable galactinol--sucrose galactosyltransferase 2; amino-acid sequence: MFPICRTFPFPRKLPSLALPCHSGNLFASSHPSTTHRVKLVAAAAKKMAITATPAIRDGRLVVRGKTVLSRVPGDISLTPAGPSSVFLGATSAAAPDSRHVFTLGVLEGFKFLCLFRPKIWWMIPLVGESADEIPIETQMLLLEAREGCALDDESISSEQNSMSVFYILVLPVLEGPFRTSLQGNSMNELEFCIESGDKDVQATQALKAVFLSSGDNPFELIKDSVKILTKLKGTFSHIDNKKIPRHLDWFGWCTWDAFYSQVDPRGIKEGLQSFLEGGCSPKFLIIDDGWQDTVNEFCEEGEAPAEGTQFATRLVDIKENKKFTNTGSEGSCNNLHELINYIKEKYGLKYVYMWHALAGYWGGVLPTSKHMKKYNPELRYPIQSPGNVGNLRDIAMDSLEKYGVGVIDPRKIFEFYNDLHSYLSSSGVDGVKVDVQNLMETLGSGHGGRVSLTRQYQEALERSISKNFPDNNLICCMSHNSDSLYSSKESATARASEDFMPREPAFQTLHIASVAFNSLLLGEIVVPDWDMFHSKHETAEFHGAARAIGGCAVYVSDKPGNHDFKILKKLVLPDGSVLRARHAGRPTRDCLFKDPVMDGESLLKIWNLNKLTGVIGVFNCQGAGSWPVKPKAVSSGHLNISGSVSPLDVEFLEDIAGENWEGDCAVYAHNSGSLSRLTNTGKLIVSLKTLECEIFTISPIRVFNQNLHFAPIGLLDMYNSGGAIEAINCTANTSGCVVKIEARGCGKLGAYSNFKPELCKVDTRESEFSYNHGNNMLTVHLPMDCSFRDIEIVY